In Sideroxyarcus emersonii, one DNA window encodes the following:
- a CDS encoding DsbC family protein: protein MLRTLLLLLLSVSFAHAAETDKTAAAIKDTLLKNYEQLIGPVDQVNKSPIPGLYEVVTGDHIFYTDKTAQYLIDGSMFDLKARQNITQARAQKLFAIDFSKLPLELAVKKVKGNGSRKMAYFADPNCGFCKKLEHELESVNNVTLYLFLYPIFPGSPEKVQAIWCSPDPAKAWDDLMLKGIQPAAAKCDAPTEKVMALGRNLKVNGTPALVFANGVVNPGYLPAAELEKALDNNK, encoded by the coding sequence ATGCTCAGAACCCTGCTGTTATTGCTGCTTTCCGTCTCTTTCGCCCACGCAGCCGAGACCGACAAGACTGCCGCCGCCATCAAGGACACGCTGCTCAAGAACTACGAACAGCTGATCGGCCCGGTCGACCAGGTCAACAAGTCGCCGATCCCCGGCTTATACGAAGTGGTGACGGGAGATCACATCTTCTATACCGACAAGACCGCGCAATACCTCATCGATGGCAGCATGTTCGACCTGAAGGCAAGGCAGAACATCACCCAGGCGCGTGCGCAGAAATTGTTCGCGATCGATTTCAGCAAGCTGCCGCTGGAACTCGCCGTGAAGAAGGTCAAGGGTAACGGCAGCCGCAAGATGGCCTATTTCGCCGATCCGAACTGCGGTTTCTGCAAGAAGCTGGAGCACGAACTGGAAAGCGTGAACAACGTCACGCTATACCTGTTCCTCTACCCCATCTTCCCGGGCTCACCGGAAAAAGTGCAGGCGATCTGGTGCAGCCCGGATCCGGCCAAGGCCTGGGACGACCTGATGCTGAAGGGCATACAACCGGCGGCCGCCAAGTGTGACGCCCCTACCGAGAAAGTAATGGCGCTGGGCAGGAACCTCAAGGTGAACGGCACGCCGGCGCTGGTCTTCGCCAATGGGGTCGTCAATCCCGGTTACCTACCTGCCGCCGAGCTGGAAAAGGCGCTGGATAACAACAAATAA
- a CDS encoding formate dehydrogenase subunit delta, with translation MNPDNLIKMANQIGAFFEAMPNREQAVKDIAAHIQRNWDPRMRTAMLQHIGSNGGTGLSPMVRDAFQLVQQAG, from the coding sequence ATGAATCCCGATAACCTGATCAAGATGGCCAACCAGATCGGTGCCTTTTTCGAGGCCATGCCCAACCGCGAACAGGCGGTGAAGGATATCGCCGCCCACATCCAGCGCAACTGGGATCCGCGCATGCGCACCGCGATGCTGCAGCACATCGGCAGCAACGGCGGCACCGGGCTGTCGCCGATGGTACGGGATGCGTTTCAGCTGGTGCAGCAGGCTGGCTGA
- a CDS encoding UbiH/UbiF family hydroxylase, with the protein MDFDIVIIGGGLVGASLACALRNSGLRLALIEGQPLPRLDSGWDSRIYAFTPGNVDFLHECGAWQRLDASRIQQVEEMRVFGDTGSRLNFSAYEIGAPELAFILESRLLQHALWQGLETQDNLTLLHPAQCADLTVQEDAARLRLQDGREIRARLVVGADGRDSWVRHQAVMPEAPTPYHQHGVVANFSISKAHRGIAYQWFQPDGILALLPLPGKRISIVWSVSPEQSAELLALTHEAFCARVSEASNHTLGELQVITPPAAFALRVLNLAHLAKPRLALIGDAAHNVHPLSGQGVNLGLRDVRELAKVLSQRGALDCGDISLLRRYEKARQGDIMSMQLTTDTLKNLFVNDNPLLRTLRNAGLDATNRIVPLKKMLVRHALN; encoded by the coding sequence ATGGACTTCGATATCGTTATCATCGGCGGCGGACTGGTGGGGGCCAGCTTGGCCTGCGCGCTCCGCAACAGCGGCCTGCGCTTGGCCTTGATCGAAGGCCAGCCCTTGCCCAGGCTCGATTCCGGCTGGGATAGCCGGATCTACGCATTCACCCCCGGCAACGTGGATTTTCTGCACGAATGCGGTGCATGGCAACGCCTGGATGCATCACGCATACAACAGGTGGAAGAAATGCGCGTGTTCGGCGATACCGGCTCCAGGCTGAATTTCAGCGCCTATGAGATCGGCGCGCCTGAGCTGGCCTTCATCCTGGAAAGCCGCCTGTTGCAGCACGCGCTGTGGCAAGGCCTCGAAACACAGGACAACCTCACGTTGCTGCACCCTGCGCAATGTGCCGATCTGACCGTACAGGAAGATGCCGCCCGCCTGCGTCTGCAGGACGGTCGTGAGATCCGCGCCAGGCTCGTTGTTGGTGCGGACGGCCGCGATTCCTGGGTGCGCCATCAGGCAGTCATGCCGGAAGCACCCACGCCGTATCATCAGCACGGAGTGGTCGCCAACTTCAGCATCTCCAAGGCACATCGCGGCATCGCATATCAATGGTTCCAGCCTGACGGCATCCTTGCCCTGCTGCCGCTGCCGGGCAAGCGCATTTCCATCGTATGGTCGGTCAGCCCGGAGCAATCAGCCGAATTGCTGGCGCTCACTCACGAAGCATTCTGTGCACGCGTATCCGAGGCCTCGAACCACACGCTGGGAGAATTGCAAGTCATCACTCCGCCGGCCGCTTTTGCCTTGCGTGTGCTGAACCTGGCGCACCTGGCCAAGCCGCGCCTGGCGCTGATCGGCGATGCCGCCCATAACGTGCATCCGCTCTCTGGACAGGGCGTGAACCTTGGCCTGCGCGATGTGCGTGAACTGGCAAAGGTATTGTCGCAACGCGGTGCACTGGATTGCGGCGATATCAGCCTGTTGCGGCGCTACGAAAAAGCACGCCAGGGCGATATCATGTCCATGCAGCTCACCACCGACACCCTGAAGAACCTGTTCGTCAACGACAACCCGCTGCTGCGCACCTTGCGCAATGCAGGCCTCGACGCAACCAACCGGATCGTGCCGCTGAAGAAAATGCTGGTGCGCCACGCGCTCAATTGA
- the purD gene encoding phosphoribosylamine--glycine ligase — translation MKILVIGSGGREHALAWRLAQGAKVQKVYVAPGNAGTALEEGVENVAITAIPELIEFVKRESIELTVVGPEAPLAAGVVDAFRAAGLKIFGPTKAAAQLESSKDFAKRFMTRHNIPTAFFETFTDVEEAFAYVEKHHKNGRIVVKADGLAAGKGVVVAESQPEAKSAIKMMLADNEFGDAGARVVIEEFLEGEEASFIVMADGKNVLAMATSQDHKRLLDGDNGPNTGGMGAYSPAPVVTPTIHAKVLREVIQPVVRGMESEGITYTGFLYAGLMIDPQGGIKVLEFNCRMGDPETQPIMLRLKSDFAAIVEHAINGTLDKVEAEWDRRTALGVVMAAANYPDTPRKGDIIAGLPKKLEDAHVFHAGTAMQDGKVVTNGGRVLCVVALGDMVKQAQKRAYEVADTIRFDGCQMRRDIGYRAIGRK, via the coding sequence ATGAAAATATTAGTCATCGGTTCCGGCGGTCGCGAGCACGCGCTGGCCTGGCGTCTGGCGCAGGGCGCCAAGGTGCAGAAAGTGTATGTCGCGCCGGGCAATGCGGGTACGGCGCTGGAAGAGGGCGTGGAGAACGTCGCCATCACTGCCATCCCTGAACTCATCGAATTCGTGAAACGCGAGAGCATCGAACTCACCGTGGTCGGCCCGGAAGCGCCGCTGGCGGCCGGCGTGGTCGACGCATTCCGCGCGGCGGGACTGAAGATATTCGGACCCACCAAGGCGGCGGCGCAGCTCGAATCCTCCAAGGATTTCGCCAAGCGCTTCATGACGCGCCACAACATCCCCACTGCGTTCTTCGAAACCTTCACCGATGTCGAAGAAGCGTTTGCTTATGTTGAAAAGCACCACAAGAACGGTCGCATTGTGGTCAAAGCAGATGGATTGGCGGCGGGTAAAGGTGTGGTAGTAGCGGAATCACAGCCAGAAGCCAAATCTGCAATCAAGATGATGCTGGCGGACAATGAATTCGGCGATGCCGGAGCGCGCGTGGTGATCGAAGAATTCCTCGAAGGCGAAGAAGCCAGCTTCATCGTCATGGCCGACGGCAAAAACGTGCTGGCGATGGCGACCAGCCAGGACCACAAACGTTTGCTCGATGGTGACAACGGCCCCAACACCGGCGGCATGGGTGCGTACTCCCCGGCGCCGGTGGTCACGCCGACGATCCATGCCAAGGTGCTGCGCGAAGTCATCCAGCCGGTGGTGCGCGGCATGGAAAGCGAAGGCATCACCTATACCGGCTTCCTGTACGCTGGCCTGATGATCGATCCGCAAGGCGGCATCAAGGTGCTGGAATTCAACTGCCGCATGGGCGACCCGGAGACGCAGCCCATCATGCTGCGCCTGAAGAGCGACTTCGCCGCCATCGTCGAACATGCCATCAACGGCACCTTGGACAAGGTCGAGGCGGAATGGGATCGACGCACTGCGCTGGGCGTGGTGATGGCCGCGGCCAACTATCCCGATACGCCGCGCAAGGGCGACATCATCGCGGGCTTGCCGAAGAAGCTGGAAGACGCGCATGTGTTCCATGCCGGCACCGCCATGCAGGACGGCAAGGTCGTCACCAACGGCGGACGCGTGCTGTGCGTGGTAGCGCTGGGCGATATGGTGAAGCAGGCGCAGAAGCGCGCTTACGAAGTCGCCGATACCATCCGCTTCGATGGTTGTCAGATGCGGCGGGATATCGGCTATCGCGCCATCGGCCGGAAATAA
- a CDS encoding NAD(P)/FAD-dependent oxidoreductase codes for MQNCDVLIVGGGPAGSSCAWQLRRHGMDVMVMDKALFPRDKVCAGWVTPAVLEALQLDMAEYAGQHVLQPITAFRTGLIDGGNLETRYADTVSYGIRRYEFDDYLLRRSAARLLLGQGLNSLRRDGRFWIVNEAISTPMLVGAGGHFCPVARHMGAKLGADEPVIAAKEIEFRLNMAQSEDCRVQGNMPELYFCRDLKGYGWCFRKGSYLNIGLGREGSHHLSDHLAHFCNFLKQRGRIPQDIPDRFHGHAYLLYGHAVRSQIGDGVLLVGDAAGLAYPQSGEGIRPAVESGLMAAASILEAREDYREQQLRPYRDGLIARFGPTVTTEGMGPAFMRTLLGGVLLGNRWFTRHVVLDRWFLHSHQAAAQAA; via the coding sequence ATGCAAAACTGTGATGTGCTCATTGTGGGCGGCGGCCCGGCGGGATCGAGCTGTGCCTGGCAACTGCGTCGGCATGGCATGGATGTGATGGTCATGGACAAGGCATTATTCCCGCGCGACAAGGTGTGCGCCGGCTGGGTCACCCCGGCGGTGCTGGAGGCCTTGCAACTCGATATGGCGGAGTACGCCGGGCAACATGTGTTGCAGCCGATCACGGCCTTCCGCACCGGCCTGATCGATGGCGGCAATCTGGAGACCCGCTATGCGGACACGGTGAGTTACGGTATTCGCCGCTACGAATTCGACGACTATCTGCTGCGCCGTTCGGCAGCCCGTCTGCTGCTTGGCCAGGGCCTGAACTCCTTGCGTCGGGATGGCAGGTTCTGGATCGTCAACGAAGCCATCTCGACCCCGATGCTCGTCGGTGCCGGCGGGCATTTCTGCCCCGTGGCCCGCCACATGGGGGCCAAGCTGGGGGCCGACGAACCCGTGATCGCCGCAAAAGAAATCGAATTCAGGCTGAACATGGCGCAGAGCGAAGACTGCCGCGTGCAGGGGAATATGCCTGAACTATATTTTTGCCGCGACCTGAAAGGGTATGGATGGTGCTTCCGCAAGGGCAGCTATCTCAATATCGGGCTGGGACGCGAGGGGAGTCATCACCTTTCCGATCATCTGGCCCATTTTTGCAATTTCCTGAAGCAGCGCGGCAGGATCCCGCAGGATATCCCGGACCGTTTTCATGGGCATGCTTACCTGCTCTATGGACATGCCGTCCGCAGCCAGATCGGCGACGGCGTACTGCTCGTCGGCGATGCGGCCGGGTTGGCCTATCCGCAAAGCGGCGAGGGAATCCGGCCGGCCGTCGAGTCCGGTCTCATGGCCGCCGCCAGCATCCTGGAGGCGCGCGAAGATTACCGCGAACAACAATTGCGCCCCTACCGCGACGGCCTGATCGCGCGTTTTGGGCCAACCGTGACGACTGAGGGCATGGGGCCGGCGTTCATGCGCACGCTGCTTGGCGGGGTGCTGCTGGGCAACAGGTGGTTCACCCGCCATGTGGTACTGGATCGCTGGTTCCTGCATTCCCATCAGGCCGCGGCGCAGGCAGCCTGA
- a CDS encoding helix-turn-helix domain-containing protein translates to MTEDCGINENDIAKHVRKAVNDYFKDLDGEEPSCGIYDMVICCAEKPLIETVLHHAGGNQTRAAELLGINRNTLRKKMQDHRIK, encoded by the coding sequence ATGACCGAAGATTGCGGCATCAACGAGAACGATATCGCCAAGCACGTGCGCAAGGCGGTGAACGACTATTTCAAGGACCTCGACGGCGAAGAGCCGTCGTGCGGGATATACGACATGGTGATCTGTTGCGCGGAAAAGCCGCTGATCGAGACCGTGTTGCACCATGCCGGCGGCAACCAGACGCGCGCCGCCGAATTGCTCGGCATCAATCGCAACACCCTGCGCAAGAAGATGCAGGACCATCGCATCAAATAA
- the purH gene encoding bifunctional phosphoribosylaminoimidazolecarboxamide formyltransferase/IMP cyclohydrolase, with amino-acid sequence MAITQALISVSDKSGVLEFAQGLHALGVKILSTGGTAKLLADNKIPVTEVADYTGFPEMLDGRVKTLQPKVHAGILARRDLPEHVATLKKHDIPTIDLVVVNLYPFAATIAKPGCTLEDAIENIDIGGPTMVRSAAKNHAHVAIVTDPADYADVLAEMQTNKCTVSDATRFDLAKKAFSHTAAYDSMISNYLTAINGDGSKSDFPAQINFNFAKVQEMRYGENPHQKAAFYRDLITLPGGIAGYTQLQGKELSYNNIGDSDAAWELVKTFDEPACVIVKHANPCGVAIADTALNAYKLAYATDTTSAFGGIIAFNRELDAETATQITTNQFVEVIIAPSATEAALKVTAAKQNVRVLSVPLSNAHNQFDFKRVSGGLLVQTPDALNVQASQLKVVTKAQPTREQLVDLLFAWRVAKYVKSNAIVFCKGGQTLGVGAGQMSRVDSTRIASIKAQNAGLSLTGSVVASDAFFPFRDGVDVLAEAGAKAVIQPGGSMRDEEVIAAADEHGIAMVVTGYRHFRH; translated from the coding sequence ATGGCCATCACTCAAGCTCTCATCAGCGTGTCGGACAAATCCGGCGTTCTCGAATTCGCCCAGGGGCTGCATGCGCTTGGCGTGAAGATCCTGTCCACCGGCGGCACGGCCAAACTGCTGGCCGACAACAAGATCCCGGTCACCGAAGTGGCGGACTACACCGGCTTCCCCGAGATGCTGGACGGGCGCGTGAAGACGCTGCAGCCGAAAGTGCACGCCGGCATCCTGGCGCGCCGCGACCTGCCGGAACATGTCGCCACGCTGAAGAAGCACGACATCCCGACCATCGACCTGGTGGTAGTGAACCTGTACCCGTTCGCGGCGACCATCGCCAAGCCCGGCTGCACGCTGGAAGACGCCATCGAGAACATCGACATCGGCGGCCCGACCATGGTGCGCTCCGCCGCCAAGAACCACGCGCATGTCGCCATCGTCACCGACCCGGCCGATTACGCCGACGTGCTGGCCGAGATGCAGACCAACAAGTGCACCGTCAGCGATGCAACGCGTTTCGACCTGGCCAAGAAGGCGTTCTCGCACACCGCTGCCTACGACAGCATGATCAGCAACTACCTCACCGCCATCAACGGCGACGGCAGCAAGAGCGACTTTCCGGCGCAGATCAACTTCAACTTTGCCAAGGTGCAGGAGATGCGCTACGGCGAGAACCCGCACCAGAAGGCCGCGTTCTACCGCGACCTCATCACCCTGCCCGGCGGCATCGCCGGCTACACCCAGCTGCAGGGCAAGGAACTCAGCTACAACAACATCGGCGATTCCGATGCGGCATGGGAGCTGGTGAAGACCTTCGACGAACCGGCCTGCGTCATCGTCAAGCACGCCAACCCCTGCGGCGTCGCCATCGCCGACACCGCGCTGAACGCCTACAAGCTGGCCTATGCGACCGACACCACCTCCGCGTTCGGCGGCATCATCGCCTTCAACCGCGAACTGGATGCCGAGACTGCCACGCAGATCACCACCAACCAGTTTGTCGAAGTCATCATTGCGCCCTCCGCCACCGAAGCCGCATTAAAGGTCACCGCCGCCAAGCAGAACGTGCGAGTGCTTTCCGTGCCGCTGTCGAACGCGCATAACCAGTTCGACTTCAAGCGCGTGAGCGGCGGCCTGCTGGTGCAGACGCCGGATGCGCTCAATGTGCAGGCTTCGCAGCTCAAGGTCGTCACCAAGGCGCAGCCCACCAGGGAACAATTGGTCGACCTGCTGTTCGCGTGGCGCGTGGCAAAGTACGTCAAGTCCAACGCCATCGTGTTCTGCAAGGGCGGCCAGACACTGGGTGTCGGCGCGGGCCAGATGAGCCGGGTGGATTCCACTCGCATCGCCAGCATCAAGGCACAGAACGCAGGCCTCAGCCTGACGGGCTCAGTTGTCGCGTCGGATGCCTTCTTCCCGTTCCGCGACGGCGTCGATGTGTTGGCGGAAGCCGGCGCAAAGGCGGTCATCCAGCCCGGCGGTTCGATGCGTGACGAGGAAGTCATCGCGGCGGCGGACGAGCATGGCATCGCCATGGTGGTTACCGGCTACAGGCACTTCCGCCACTAA
- a CDS encoding L-threonylcarbamoyladenylate synthase — MRRATFSSRRLASHLKRGGLIAYPTESCYGFGCDPDNRRAVQRLLKLKQRPQRKGLILIASHYRQVARYLQPLAPAEQARLQHDGAQAVTYLMPVRPSCPRWLRGEHDTLAVRLTAHPLARQLCRSAGSALVSTSANLSGQRPVKTYAECRRLFGKQVWVLRGKVGKRKRPSTIRTWMDGRIVRN; from the coding sequence TTGCGACGCGCAACCTTCTCATCCCGTCGGCTTGCTTCCCACCTCAAGCGCGGTGGTCTCATCGCCTATCCCACCGAATCCTGCTACGGCTTCGGCTGCGATCCGGACAACCGTCGGGCGGTGCAGCGTTTGCTCAAACTCAAGCAGCGTCCGCAACGCAAGGGCCTGATCCTCATCGCTTCACATTATCGCCAGGTGGCTCGCTATCTGCAGCCGCTTGCACCTGCCGAACAGGCCAGGCTGCAGCACGATGGTGCGCAGGCCGTCACCTACCTGATGCCGGTCCGGCCTTCCTGCCCGCGCTGGCTGCGCGGTGAGCATGACACGCTGGCGGTGCGGCTGACCGCGCACCCGCTGGCCAGGCAGCTGTGCCGCAGCGCGGGCAGCGCACTGGTCTCCACCAGTGCCAACCTGAGCGGGCAACGTCCGGTCAAGACCTATGCCGAATGCCGGCGCCTGTTCGGAAAGCAGGTCTGGGTGCTGCGCGGCAAGGTGGGCAAGCGCAAGCGGCCATCGACGATACGCACTTGGATGGATGGTAGAATCGTCAGAAATTAA
- a CDS encoding class I SAM-dependent methyltransferase: MQPKDHWETVYATKPTDTVSWFQPHAQLSLDLIKAATADKDAGIIDVGGGASTLVDDLLAEGYRDLTVLDLSAAALNAARQRLGKEEAKVRWIEADITEVDLPARRYDVWHDRAVFHFLTSQQQRNAYVRTVFNAVKPGGHVIVATFAEDGPLQCSGLPVMRYRADELHDEFGDAFTLLKHQKEEHHTPSGKVQQFVYCYCRRINWSGNS; the protein is encoded by the coding sequence ATGCAACCTAAAGATCATTGGGAAACGGTATATGCGACCAAGCCTACCGATACGGTGAGCTGGTTCCAGCCGCACGCGCAGTTATCACTCGACCTGATCAAGGCAGCCACTGCCGACAAGGATGCAGGCATCATCGATGTCGGCGGAGGTGCGTCGACGCTGGTGGACGACCTGCTGGCAGAAGGCTATCGCGACCTGACGGTGCTCGATCTCTCCGCTGCGGCCCTGAATGCGGCGCGCCAGCGTCTGGGGAAGGAAGAGGCCAAGGTGCGCTGGATCGAGGCGGATATCACCGAGGTCGACCTGCCTGCCAGGCGCTACGATGTCTGGCACGACCGCGCCGTGTTCCATTTCCTGACCAGCCAACAGCAGCGCAATGCTTACGTGCGCACCGTGTTCAATGCGGTCAAGCCGGGAGGGCATGTCATCGTTGCCACGTTCGCCGAGGACGGTCCGCTGCAATGCAGCGGCCTGCCGGTGATGCGCTATCGCGCGGACGAGCTGCACGACGAATTCGGCGATGCCTTCACCTTGCTGAAGCACCAGAAGGAAGAGCACCACACGCCGTCGGGCAAGGTACAGCAGTTCGTGTATTGCTACTGCCGGCGCATCAACTGGAGCGGCAACTCCTGA
- the hemF gene encoding oxygen-dependent coproporphyrinogen oxidase, with product MSNVNSAAVKEYLLELQELIVDRLEQVDGKKFLRDKWERATGSGGIGKGEGISCIIEEGNVLERGGVAFSHVQGDKMPASATAHRPELAGCSWEAMGVSLVMHPRNPYAPTSHANVRMFMAHKPNGDKVFWFGGGMDLTPYYGFEEDAKHFHQICKNSLAPFDPSLHPRFKKWCDEYFFLKHRGEPRGVGGIFFDDMSEPDFDTAFAIQQSVGDHYLSAYVPLLEKRKDMPYGERERDFQLYRRGRYVEFNLVIDRGTIFGLQSNGRTESILLSMPPLVKWRYDWHPEKGTPEAELYDKYLVPRDWV from the coding sequence ATGAGCAACGTCAATTCCGCCGCCGTCAAAGAATACCTGCTGGAGCTGCAAGAGCTCATCGTCGACCGTCTGGAGCAGGTGGACGGCAAGAAATTCCTGCGCGACAAATGGGAGCGCGCCACCGGCAGCGGCGGCATCGGCAAGGGAGAGGGTATCAGCTGCATCATAGAAGAGGGCAATGTGCTGGAGCGCGGCGGCGTGGCGTTCTCGCATGTGCAGGGCGACAAGATGCCTGCCTCCGCCACGGCGCACCGCCCGGAACTGGCGGGCTGCAGCTGGGAGGCGATGGGCGTGTCGCTGGTGATGCATCCGCGCAATCCCTACGCACCGACCTCGCATGCCAACGTGCGCATGTTCATGGCGCACAAACCCAATGGCGATAAAGTGTTCTGGTTCGGCGGCGGCATGGACCTAACGCCTTACTACGGCTTCGAGGAAGATGCGAAACATTTCCACCAGATCTGCAAGAACTCGCTGGCCCCATTCGATCCATCGCTGCATCCGCGCTTCAAGAAATGGTGCGACGAGTACTTCTTCCTCAAGCACCGCGGCGAACCGCGCGGTGTGGGCGGCATCTTCTTCGACGACATGAGCGAGCCGGATTTCGACACCGCCTTTGCCATCCAGCAAAGCGTCGGCGACCATTACCTGTCTGCCTACGTGCCGCTGCTGGAGAAGCGCAAGGACATGCCCTACGGCGAACGCGAGCGCGACTTCCAGCTCTATCGCCGCGGCCGCTATGTCGAGTTCAACCTGGTCATCGACCGCGGCACCATCTTCGGCCTGCAGTCGAACGGCCGCACCGAATCCATCCTGCTGTCCATGCCGCCGCTGGTGAAATGGCGCTACGACTGGCACCCGGAGAAGGGGACGCCGGAAGCGGAGTTGTACGACAAGTATCTGGTGCCCAGGGATTGGGTGTGA
- a CDS encoding DUF4149 domain-containing protein — protein sequence MRNLFRHLATLSATLWVGGMWMLGYVAVPVLFRWLPDRQMAGMVAGQMFTLLAYIGIGCALYLLAFQLRQSGQAAPRSRPFLVTLAMLLLVLVGQFGLQPILASLKAQALPLEVMQSAFAAQFRTWHAVSGILYLIQSLLGIVLVLDTRGK from the coding sequence TTGCGCAACCTGTTCCGGCACCTCGCCACACTGAGTGCCACCTTGTGGGTGGGCGGCATGTGGATGCTCGGCTACGTGGCCGTACCCGTGCTGTTCAGGTGGCTGCCCGACCGCCAGATGGCCGGCATGGTGGCAGGCCAGATGTTCACCCTGCTGGCTTACATCGGCATCGGTTGTGCACTGTACCTGCTCGCCTTTCAGTTGCGGCAATCCGGCCAAGCTGCGCCAAGAAGCCGCCCCTTCCTCGTCACCCTCGCGATGTTGCTGCTCGTCCTCGTCGGGCAATTCGGACTGCAGCCCATCCTCGCCAGCCTCAAGGCACAGGCCTTGCCGCTGGAAGTGATGCAGAGTGCCTTCGCGGCACAGTTCAGGACCTGGCACGCCGTATCCGGCATTCTCTACCTGATACAGAGCTTGCTCGGCATCGTACTGGTGCTGGATACAAGGGGCAAATGA
- the dusB gene encoding tRNA dihydrouridine synthase DusB produces the protein MQIGRYKLKNNLVVAPMAGVTDRPFRMLCKRMGAGMAVSEMVASNSLLYGSEKTKRRANHEGEVDPISVQIVGADPAMLAQAARYNVDHGAQIIDINMGCPAKKICNVMAGSALMQNEKLVAEILEAVVGAVDVPVTLKIRTGWDKANRNAVNIARIAQSSGIQALAIHGRTRACAYTGDAEYDTIRAVKAEVNIPIIANGDITTPEKARFVLQHTGADAVMIGRAAQGRPWLFREIEHFLQTGTHLLAPHVGEIQDVLIAHMHDLYDFYGEHTGLRVARKHISWYTKGLPGSAVFRHRMNQLESVDEQMQAVTEFFEEQKTGSERLLYEGEMAA, from the coding sequence ATGCAGATCGGACGCTATAAACTGAAAAACAATCTTGTCGTTGCCCCCATGGCGGGTGTGACCGACAGGCCGTTCCGCATGCTGTGCAAGCGCATGGGCGCTGGCATGGCGGTGTCCGAGATGGTGGCCTCCAATTCGCTGCTGTACGGCTCCGAGAAGACCAAGCGCCGCGCTAACCACGAAGGCGAGGTCGACCCGATCTCGGTACAGATCGTCGGCGCCGATCCTGCCATGCTGGCGCAGGCTGCCCGCTACAACGTCGATCATGGCGCACAGATCATCGATATCAACATGGGCTGTCCGGCCAAGAAGATCTGCAATGTAATGGCCGGTTCTGCGCTGATGCAGAACGAAAAGCTGGTGGCCGAGATCCTTGAGGCGGTGGTTGGCGCGGTGGACGTGCCGGTCACCCTGAAAATTCGCACCGGCTGGGACAAGGCCAACCGCAATGCGGTGAACATCGCGCGCATCGCCCAATCCAGCGGCATCCAGGCACTGGCCATCCATGGCCGCACGCGAGCCTGCGCTTACACCGGCGATGCCGAATACGACACCATCCGTGCGGTGAAGGCGGAAGTGAACATCCCTATCATCGCCAACGGTGACATCACCACCCCGGAAAAAGCGCGCTTCGTGCTGCAGCACACCGGTGCCGATGCGGTGATGATCGGCCGCGCCGCACAGGGGCGGCCCTGGCTGTTCCGCGAGATCGAGCATTTCCTGCAGACCGGTACGCACCTGCTTGCGCCGCACGTCGGCGAGATACAGGACGTGCTGATCGCCCATATGCACGACCTGTACGATTTCTACGGCGAACACACCGGGCTGCGCGTGGCGCGCAAGCACATCTCCTGGTATACCAAAGGCCTGCCCGGTTCGGCCGTGTTCCGCCATCGCATGAACCAGCTGGAGAGCGTGGACGAACAGATGCAGGCCGTCACGGAATTTTTTGAAGAACAAAAAACGGGCAGCGAACGACTGCTTTATGAAGGGGAGATGGCGGCATAG